From a single Adhaeribacter swui genomic region:
- a CDS encoding universal stress protein: MKKIIIPTDLSTRSLDLIKYGLQIMKGQTCQIILLQLIPLPDSITELIMLPREEETLANINTPFHKALERIRKLYAIEISSLEVVPLYGGNALKIRNFIDNHGIDLVLCPVADTHYADPNSGETFSSLIKDVSCPVLYIPSELDSLQFRKIVYLLDTDDKYTLLLHDLLLNLTAGTDYYVTFLIIFKPESARGKLEQVLNKVYRNEKLKGVNCSVHLIQEKDFKGGVYTFVEEFKTDLLVTGRKKNLLGNLFTRKRISKDVAKHTKVPFLTIS; the protein is encoded by the coding sequence GTGAAAAAAATAATAATCCCTACTGACTTATCTACCCGGTCGTTAGACTTAATCAAGTACGGTCTGCAAATAATGAAAGGCCAGACTTGCCAGATTATTCTGCTGCAACTGATTCCTCTGCCGGATTCCATTACGGAATTAATAATGTTGCCGCGAGAAGAAGAAACTCTGGCTAATATTAATACGCCGTTCCACAAAGCCCTGGAACGAATTCGAAAATTATACGCCATTGAAATTAGTAGCCTAGAGGTAGTACCGCTGTATGGGGGTAATGCTTTAAAAATTCGCAACTTTATCGACAACCATGGTATTGATTTAGTGCTGTGCCCGGTGGCAGATACCCATTATGCCGACCCGAACAGCGGTGAAACCTTTAGTTCTTTAATTAAAGATGTGTCGTGCCCGGTGCTGTACATTCCCAGTGAATTAGACTCGTTGCAATTCCGCAAAATTGTGTACCTGCTCGATACCGACGATAAGTACACTTTGCTCTTGCACGATTTACTGCTAAACCTCACGGCTGGCACCGATTACTACGTAACCTTTTTAATCATTTTTAAACCCGAAAGCGCCCGGGGTAAGCTGGAACAGGTATTAAATAAAGTATACCGCAACGAAAAGCTGAAAGGTGTAAACTGCTCCGTACATCTTATCCAGGAAAAAGATTTTAAAGGGGGTGTTTACACTTTCGTGGAAGAATTTAAAACCGATTTACTGGTAACCGGCCGGAAAAAGAATTTGCTTGGTAATTTATTTACCCGCAAGCGCATTTCCAAAGATGTAGCCAAACACACTAAGGTTCCTTTTTTGACCATTTCTTAA